A single window of Colletotrichum destructivum chromosome 9, complete sequence DNA harbors:
- a CDS encoding Putative WW domain, FF domain, WW domain superfamily, FF domain superfamily protein produces MLRSTYKPSANTKGPPPLLPGWTEHDAPNGHKYYYNAETKESTYTRPSAPDVTAAQGYAPSAVSTSFFQYQTIPRLSDPNVANAYLAQYNAQNQPPAAQRGGFGHGGRGGRDGRPRPEPIDKPKSKTPIPGFEPWILVDTKYGRRFVYNPEKNASYWRIPEKLKAGILEVDKARIREKAGIQSAPTGGKEKEAKNSTPTAQPRPQQEAAAAPTYDDNDDSSEYEEVEVTDDEAEGDEAEDGHASKRQRIEDAADDAPVEFSEADIAFQLQAMGEAYGLDPGEYDDGNMDEWPEGAEGVEFSQEDAAALFRDLLDDFNINPYNTWEKLIEDGHIIEDPRYTLLNTMKARKETWQEWTKDRIRELKELRAKEEKKDPRIPYMALLQEKASPKLFWQEFKRKYRKEPAMTDPYVKDRDREKWYREHINRLKLPQATLKSDFATLLKSLPLSAMNNKTSLARLPPQLLVDIRYISLPPQVRDPMIEAYIQTLGPPPEGGVSEEEDEATRKAREARERREKALREHEDKVAEQKRRQQRSLEMGRARLREGEREVEQAMQVGKRGLQSQLASAQKKDQPDA; encoded by the coding sequence ATGCTGAGGTCAACCTACAAACCGTCCGCAAACACGAAGGGTCCTCCGCCACTGCTCCCCGGATGGACGGAGCACGACGCTCCGAACGGCCACAAATACTACTACAacgccgagaccaaggaaTCGACGTACACGAGACCGAGTGCGCCCGACGTCACTGCTGCCCAAGGCTATGCGCCCAGTGCAGTTTCAACGAGCTTCTTCCAATACCAGACTATCCCGCGGCTTTCCGACCCAAACGTCGCGAATGCATACCTCGCTCAGTACAACGCGCAAAACCAACCGCCGGCTGCACAACGAGGAGGATTCGGCCACGGAGGCAGGGGAGGCAGAGACGGGCGGCCACGTCCGGAGCCCATCGATAAGCCCAAATCAAAGACGCCGATACCTGGATTTGAGCCCTggatcctcgtcgacaccaAGTACGGGCGCCGTTTCGTGTACAACCCCGAGAAGAATGCCAGCTACTGGCGCATTCCTGAGAAGCTGAAAGCCGGCATCCTGGAGGTGGACAAAGCCAGGATTCGCGAAAAGGCCGGTATTCAGAGCGCACCGAcaggaggaaaagaaaaagaagcgAAGAACAGTACACCCACTGCTCAGCCCCGGCCACAGCAAGAAGCCGCGGCAGCTCCGACTTatgacgacaacgatgacAGTTCAGAGTacgaggaggttgaggtcacggacgacgaggccgagggcgacgaggccgaggacggacACGCCTCCAAGCGTCAGCGCATAGAAGATGCAGCTGATGACGCGCCGGTCGAGTTCAGCGAAGCAGACATTGCTTTCCAGCTACAAGCGATGGGCGAAGCATACGGACTCGACCCTGGAGAGTATGACGACGGAAACATGGACGAGTGGCCagagggcgccgagggggtGGAATTTTCGCAGGAGGATGCCGCTGCACTCTTCAGGGATCTGCTCGACGACTTCAACATCAACCCGTACAACACGTGGGAGAAGTTGATTGAAGACGGACACATAATCGAGGACCCAAGATATACGCTGCTCAACACCATGAAAGCACGAAAAGAGACATGGCAAGAATGGACCAAGGACAGGATCAGAGAGCTGAAGGAGCTTCGCgccaaagaagagaagaaggacccCCGGATACCGTACATGGCGCTATTACAAGAAAAGGCGTCGCCCAAGCTCTTCTGGCAGGAGTTCAAGAGGAAATATCGGAAGGAACCGGCCATGACGGACCCCTACGTCAAGGACAGGGACCGTGAGAAGTGGTACCGGGAGCACATCAACCGTCTGAAGTTGCCCCAAGCCACGCTCAAGTCGGATTTCGCCACGCTGCTCAAGTCACTGCCCCTCTCCGCAATGAACAACAAGACGAGTCTGGCACGCCTACCGCCGCAGCTGCTGGTTGACATCAGGTACATCTCGCTGCCGCCACAAGTGAGAGACCCCATGATCGAAGCATACATCCAGACCCTGGGACCGCCGCCTGAGGGAGGAgtcagcgaggaggaggacgaggcgacgCGCAAGGCGAGGGAGGCCAGGGAACGGAGAGAAAAGGCGCTACGGGAGCACGAAGACAAGGTTGCGGAGCAGAAGCGAAGACAACAGCGGAGCCTTGAAATGGGCCGGGCCAGACTCCGGGAAGGGGAGCGCGAAGTTGAGCAGGCGATGCAGGTCGGCAAGCGTGGTCTGCAAAGCCAGCTGGCGAGCGCGCAGAAAAAAGATCAGCCTGATGCATAG
- a CDS encoding Putative cytochrome b561/ferric reductase transmembrane — MGATTLTLFGLAAFASAVLAQQFPGDFPGNGNGNGFGNGNGGNGFGGGNFNNIVGFNIQEAMHTRRVHGILGTIAFVIVFPIGSIAMRIVPGRFSWFIHALVQMAGFVLYIAAAALGIKLTQEVRFGNTSLYEISTINFHPIIGLIILAIFFFQPLFGYLHHAQFKKYGVRQIWSYLHLMVGRLLIPLGIINGGLGLYISNSPKAFKIAYSILAVVFGIAWIFIAVISESRRSRQPAVVVVEQHKLVSRPRGLHGGSHRSSDSDPKI; from the exons ATGGGTGCGACAACACTTACACTATTCGGCCTCGCGGCCTTCG CCTCCGCAGTATTGGCCCAGCAATTCCCTGGGGACTTCCCGGGCAATGGGAACGGCAACGGCTTTGGCAatggcaacggcggcaatgGGTTTGGGGGCGGTAACTTCAACAACATCGTCGGCTTCAACATTCAGGAGGCCATGCACACACGGAGAGTCCACGGCATCCTGGGCACCATCGCCTTTGTCATCGTCTTCCCTATCGGCTCCATCGCTATGAGAATCGTCCCTGGCCGCTTCTCTTGGTTCATCCACGCCCTTGTCCAGATGGCCGGCTTCGTCCTGtacatcgccgccgccgcactgGGCATCAAGTTGACCCAAGAGGTCAGGTTTGGGAACACGAGTCTG TACGAGATCAGCACTATCAACTTCCACCCCATCAtcggcctcatcatcctcgccatcttcttTTTCCAGCCTCTCTTCGGTTACCTTCACCACGCGCAGTTCAAGAAGTACGGTGTCCGCCAGATCTGGTCGTACCTCCACCTCATGGTCGGCCGCCTCCTGATCCCGCTAGGCATCATCAACGGCGGTCTGGGGCTGTACATCTCTAACTCGCCCAAGGCGTTCAAGATCGCCTACTCCattctcgccgtcgtcttcggcatcgcctggatcttcatcgccgtcatcagcgAGAGCCGCCGTAGCCGTCAGCccgccgtcgtggtcgtcgaaCAGCACAAGCTCGTCAGCCGGCCTCGCGGACTCCACGGCGGGAGCCACAGATCGTCCGACTCGGACCCCAAGATCTGA